aggaggaagaatgAGTTACAGGGCTTCCTTTTGCTTTCTGCTTTCTGTTGCTGCCTTGCTGAATCTACCTTCCGAGGGAGGGGGGTCTCCAGCCACCGTCGCCATCCAAGACCTTGGGCCCGCAAGGCTCTCCCGCCTGCAGGAGAAGGGAGCAAAGACCTGGCTTCTGGCACTGCAGGGAAATAAAGCAGGGACACAGGAAACACGCCTGGTATGCAGAAAGCGTGCTTTCTACACATAAACAGAGAAACAcgacagtagaaaaagaccatatggcctgtctagtctgcccatctctaCAATCCCTTCgtctgtccccccccccaaagatcctcggtgtttatcccatgctttttttgaattcagatattggCCTTGTCCTCACCTTCTCCATTGGGAGGCTGCcttatgcatccaccaccctctctgcaaagaaatatttcctaagattactcctgagtctaccccctttcaccctcatcccttcacccccctccttcaagagcctcctttctgtttaaAGAGActcccctcctgtgcatggagaccTTTGAGATATCTAaatatctctgtcatatctcgcctttcctctgggGTATATACATGCTTACATCTTTAGAAGGAAAGctactgactattttagtagccaccctctggactgattctAACTGATAAAATCTCAGTTACAGGTCCTGTCACCAGAACTGCAGCTTCTGCCCAGAGGCTCACACTAGCCCTAGAAACCTTACTCTCATCTCTGACTAGgagtttccagcgctaagaaaactCGTGCTCAGCCAGCGCACCTCCctgcatggggtggggggggggggggggatagccaATGCCTTCATTAGCTTAGGATTTCCATGCGAAGGCCGCTAACCGCCACATGCATAGTTTCACACGCATGGTTTATGCACGCATAATTCCTTGCTGCACGGGCAGAAAAGTCTGTGCACAGCTGTGAATAAAAGTGAGGGCTCTGGTGAGCGTACCTGATCACAATCAGCCCCCGCAACAGGACCAGAATAGGCTCCTGGGTCCCTCTCTGTGGCAGGATAAACAGCCTCCTCTGCTTCCCTCTGAATCAGGGGCAGGACAGACCCTCCCCGATCCCTCTATGAGCCAGGATAGATCTCCCCCGAGCCCCCCCCCCAGGGTAGatactcttcctcctctcccctttgcATCCCTCCCCACCGGAGCCAGACAGATCCTCCTCCTAGAGCAAGGGCAGGAGCTTGGCCCAGCTGTAGACTTGGCATTCATTGCGCCTTCCTCTTGCAGACTCTTACTTCAGATGTCTGGGAGGGCTCCAGCAGCCACCTCTCCCTGCAGGTTCCTGGGGCACTGTACCAGACAGAGAATCTGTAACGGTGTCAGCATTGCACAAGAGCAGACAAGGGCAGACTCCCACCTGCTGTGCGTTACTACAGCTGGGAAGGGCCACTGACCTAAGCAGGCAAGCAAAAGCAGTGTCTCCCAGCTGCTGGTGACAGCGCGGCAGAAGGCCACGGGCACAGAGGCCAGGCTGCTGCAGCACTCCTCTGGAGAAGTGAGGACCGTGCACAATGATGCCCCGAGATAACACCGGGGGTCTTGAGCATTAAAGTGGCCCTGAGGGGGCCTCTCAAGCAGGCTGCAGCTTTCTTACATTGAATGTGAATGATCTCTTAGGAAGAGGGGATTCACTCTGATTGCTTTTGTGCTTCTCCAGGCCCATGCAATGTCAGTGCGCCTTAAAAGGGCGCCCATAACTGAGCAGCCACTTTCTTAAcgcgcgccgatccacctctcccggacCCCCCGGTTTTATATTTAAATCGGCTGCCGCGGTAGAAAGGGGGCGCTAGGGAACATTTTGcgccccctagcgcctcctcggcatcgggtgcccaagagaggtggctgtcagcgggttagggaaATGGAGGCTCAGTTTTACAGGCGTCCGTtctcctaacctgtgcacagccacgggttaggaaaatggacatttgttaattgagcatccgttttctgaacctaACTGACAgcgatatatttttttttttttaatggttccCCTTTTtccagttcctccgacttaatattgccacgatattgagtcagaggaactaaagaaaagcagaattttctgcttttctgtaaacttttggggctccttcGGAATTAATGCCTGAGCCAGGGCAGACATttatttttgagagtaaaaatgtgtgcatcgggcgcacattttttttttccatcgcaggggggtgggggtggtaatagctaatagcctcatcaacatgaattcacatatgatgagcgctattagcctcgtgctggtttggatgtgctaatccccttattgcatgaggggttttggatgcgcggtatccgggtaagtagtgctgacagtaaaaagaaaaaaaaaaattatcaatgtTCCCGAGGCTTCCGGTCGTCCTTCCCCcattattaaatataaaattgctcTGTCTGCACAGCACCCCAAACATTACTGGCCCCACCTCCGTTCCCTTTCCCCATTGTGCAGTAATAATGttttctttcacccccccccccacccctgcaggctCAAACAAGTGTGGACCCCTTTCCCTCACCCCTGGACCCCCAAATCCCACCCCTCCGAGATGCAAACAACCTCCCTGCCGGGAGCGAGGTTCTTCCCTTACCCGCTCCCAGCAGCATCTGGCGCCTGTCTTCCAGTGCAGGGAAAAGCTCAGTGGGACCATCTCTGCCTCCACATGAGACTCGGAAATGGATATAACGGGAGCCTTGGGGGGCCACCGTGTGTGTATCCAAGGTTCTGTGTCACAGTCACCAAAAGGAAAACTTCTAGACAGGTAGACAAAGAtctttctctcccctcagctGCTGCCTCCTGGAATTCAAACCTCTGTATTCTTTCTTCACATTTGCTACAGGGCCAGACTGGCAGATTTTCACACAAACTGTCAGGTGTCCTTCCTGTCTGTCACCAGCTGTCCCTTGGATAATTACCGGGCCTGTCTGGACTCCTATGCAGGGCTGATAGGTGAGTGACACGATACTGTGCCATGGATGGGGAGAGCATGATAGATGGGTGATGTGGCATTGTCTCATGGACAGGGATGGGTTGATAGGTGGGTGACGTGGCACTGTCTCATGGATGGGGTGGGTTGATAGGTGGATGATGTGGCACTGTCTCATGGACGGGGTGGGTTGATAGGTGGGTGACGTGGCACTGTCTCATGGATGGGGTGGGTTGATAGGTGGGTGACGTGGCACTGTCTCATGGACAGGGGTGGGTTGATAGGTGGGTGACGTGGCATTGTCCCATGGACGGGATGGGTTGATAGGTGGGTGACATGGCACTGTCTAATGGACGGGGTGGGTTGATAGGTGGATGATGTGGCACTGTCTCATGAATGGGGTGGGTTGATAGGTGGGTGACGTGGCACTGTGTCATGGACAGGGGTGGGTTGATAGGTGGATGATGTGGCACTGTCTCATGGATGGGGTGGGTTCATAGGTGGGTGACGTGGCACTGTCTCATGAATGGGGTGGGTGGATAGGTGGGTGACATGGCACATGGACAGAGATGGGTTGATAGGTGGGTGACGTGGCACTGTCTAATGGACGGGGTGGGTTGATAGGTGGATGATGTGGCACTGTCTCATGGATGGGGGTGGGTTCATAGGTGGGTGACGTGGCACTGTCTCATTgatggggtgggaggcaggggccTGATAGGTGGGTGATGCAGTGAAATGTTCTCTGTCCATGTGGGCCCTGAATCCCAGGCCGCTCCATTTCTGtgtgtccccgtcccccccaccTCAGTATCCCTGAAAGTCCTTTGCTCTGCTTCCTGGGATCCTGATACTTGGAGGTTTTTCCATTCCTCAGGATTTGATATGACTCCAAACTACGTAGATTCGAGCACCAGTAGTATCGTCATATCACcctggtgcagctgcaaaggaagTGGCAACATGGAGGAAGAATGTGAGAAGTTTGTGCGAGACTTCACAGAAAACTCCTGTCTCAgtaagcaaacagtgactgcaccCCATCCATGCAGAAGCAGAACAAGGAGGGACTGCCTGGCTCTGTGGAGTGAACTGTAGAACAGAGATTCCCAAATCTgtccaagttttcaggatatccacagcgaatatgcatgagataaatctgcatgcaataCCCTGAAATCCGACTAGCTGGGGGCCCCCCCAGGACacatttgggaaccactgctgtagagaaTCACGGAATAGGGCTGGCTGTAGGGTGGGTGGGTAAAgggagctgtagggaatggtggaggagcgctGGCTTTGGGGGAGCTGGAggaatggtggaggagcgctGGCTTTGGGGGAGCTGGAggaatggtggaggagcgctGGCTTTGGAGGAGCTGGAGGAATGGTGGAGGAGTGCTGACTTTGGGGGAGCTGGAggaatggtggaggagcgctggctgtggggggctggagggaatggtggaggagcgccggctgtggggggagctgtagggaatggtggaggagcgctggctgtggggggctggagggaatggtggaggagcgtggctgttggggggggggctggagggaatgGTCGAGGAGCGCTGGTTGTGGGGGGAGCTggagggaatggtggaggagcgtCAGCTGTGGGAGGAGCTGGAGGGAATAGTGGAGGAGCACTGGCTGTGGGGGGCTGGAGGGAGTGGTGGAGGAGCgtggctgttggggggggggctggagggaatgGTCGAGGAGCGCTGGTTGTGGGGGGAGCTggagggaatggtggaggagcatcagctgtggggggagctggggggaatggtggaggagcgtCGGCTGTGGGAGGAGCTGGAGGGAATAGTGGAGGAGCACTGGCTGTGGGGGGCTGGAGGGAGTGGTGGAGGAGCgtggctgttgggggggggggctggagggaatgGTCGAGGAGCGCTGGTTGTGGGGGGAGCTggagggaatggtggaggagcatCAGCTGTGGGGGGAGCTGGAGGGAATGGTGGAGACGCGCCGGCTGTGGGGGGATGCTGGAAGGAATAGAGGAGGAATACGTAATGTTGGGGTTAAAGGCAGTAATAGTTCAGCTGTCATCAGGAACCATTATGTGTGGTCGCTCTCATTTTCATATCAAGTAGTATAATACCCTTTTGTGACTGAGTGTTGTGGCTACCAATGGGTATTGAGTGCtacctccgcagcatccccaccCCGCCACCCCCACAATAGAAAGTAAGCATGAGGAAAAGGAAGCCAACTGAATCATTGTAGGGACATTACCCCAGGCAAACCAGACTCTGGCACGTTTTGATTTTCTCTTTCGCCAGGAAATGCGATACAGGCCTTCGGAAATGGTACTGATGTCAACATCCTGCCGAAAACCCACCAGCCCCTGGCCACCGTCCCAGCCAGAAAAGAGAAGAGCTCCGTGTCGCCGGACGATGTCAACGATAGCAGCAGTGCCTATGACAGCATTATCACCACCTGCGCCTCTGTCCAGGTATGTGTGACACACAgtgtagccatttttttttttaaaaccaactTTATTAAAGGCAAAGTACAATTACAAAAACAAGGAGGGCATAGGCCCAGGAAATAGAATGACATAAAATATGAAGTCACAAACCCCTAACAGAGGTGCATTAAAGCCTTGCTGTGACCAGGGCTCAAACAGTAACAGTGACTCTGCTGGAATACTGGTAGGAGAAGTCACTTTAAGAGTGGGCCGGGCCCTCTTTCCTCACACATGAAGGGAGGCCATTTTCAAACTCTTTGCATTGATGCAAAGTCCCCTGTGGTCTTCATACcaattttcactttgaaaattgccccaggggAAAAAGCAGCCCACAGTGATTTGCGCCTCTTTTCTCTCCTGACCTAACCCCACCTCAGGAACGCCTGTGTTACAATGTAGGTTAAAGCATGTGCTTTTTGCAACTCCCCACATGCCGGGCGGGTGACTTCAACAGGTAATTTTACGCAGAAATCCCTTCTGAAGAGTGCCCTGGTACGATATGGCTTTCAGATTCTGCGCTGTTAGCATCTGTCTCAGAGAGGGACTTGACAGGCcaggtgcactttattgcatcggcccctcagaggAGATGCAAGCTCTCTGTCTTAAATTACAATGTGAGCATTTTCGTCAAAAGTTTTGGCATGGAGGTTAGACGCAATGCTGCCAAAAGTAATTTATAGGAACCAAGCAGCTTTCATTAAGGGCCGGCAAGGTTCAGATAACATTCAGCGACCTCTGAACCCGATCGAAATGATGAAAAATACCGAAACGGAATCTCTGTTTTTATTCCCTCTGGATGTGGGGAAAGCCTTTGATGGGGTGGACATTTTGGCCCTTTCTCTTTGCAACACCAAGAAGGAAGGGTTTGGGACCTGGCCTGTTCCAAATGAATATCCTGTTTGCGGCTAGGCCGCAGGGGGGGCAGGTCATGGCTAAtggtttgttctttttctttggcGAGGGGCATCAGGCAGGGATGTCTTCTTTCGCGtctctgtttctttttccagAGCCGCTAACTACTGTAATACAAAGTCATCTAAATATAACTAGAATTCCTAGCAGGGATGATGAAGTTCACAAAATAGTGCTCTTTGCGGCCAGAATTTTGCTCTCTATCCAACAACCAGTCCAGTCTTTAATTGCTGCAGTGGAGGTAATCACAACCTTTGGCAAATTCTCAGGGTACAAAGTTAACTTGGATAAACCAAGTAACTTGAGTTGAAAATTCTGCTGGAAACAAGAGaggatatcaaagcagaattcTCCATTTTGTGggcacctccttcctgcccgaaATACTCGGTGGGTTTTTATCCCTAAAGATACGGTCAAGATTTTTGGCTTACAGTATAATTCCGTACTGAAACGGGATTGGTCGGTCCGGTCACCATTTCAGCTGTCCTGGCCAGGAAGAACTGCAAGAATTAAGATGCAGGCTCTCCCAAGAATACCGTTTATGTTTGAGATTGGGTCTGTAGaggttccatcttttttttttttttgaagagcttAATAATTCACTGAGCAGATTTGTTTGGAAAGGAAAGAAAGTGAGGACCTCTCGCGGTGAAGGTGACCTATGTGCTCCAGACTTTAGCAAATTACTTAAAGGTTAGTCATCTCAAGAGCCTAATCACGTGGTGGATGAAGCTGTGTGATAAACATATGGACGTCCATACCGAACCGTGCGGTGAACAGGAAGTTAGTTTCCCGGGCTTACCTGCCTAAATATATCCAGATAGCGCTGAATACCCCCAGCTACCTGGATACATTTAGGACAAAACTTTTTATCTGGCTGTTACCCAGGTAAAAGTTTGTTGGTTGGTGGGACGGGAAATTGAAATCGGGGGGGGCTGTCAAACCCTTTTTAATGTCGACCTCTAGATGTCTTTGGAAAAAGATAATTTTCTCACAAAGGCTGATTTCCAAGACTTCCTGTGGCTCACCCTATAAATAGCAAAATAAGACAgtgaaaaaaaatcaaccctTTCTAACAAGAATATTGAGATCTTGTCAGGGGATTTTATCTAAGGGGAGGATGTCTACCTGCCTCTCTCCTCTGATCCCCAGTGTGGAGTAAGCCACAGTTCTCCGCTCACTGTAATAAGAAAAACTTTGAATGACTGTTTACCTTCAACATGAGATTtgcaaaacagcttttctgtgaaagaaaatgtatttctatCCCTCAGATGAAGGAGAACACTGACTGGACGTATATACTATAGCAAATCTATGCAACTGAAGGGCCTAGTCAAAGACTCAAAGACAGGAGGAATGGCATCACATTTGAAAAGCTAGTTAATGCCCCACTACTAGAGACATTTCTGATGTCCAAGTTGTGTCATACAAtgatgggggaggaaggggatccCTTTACAAAGTCCAAACAAATATTACACTGTTGTggacatggacccttggactgaggtgaggttggcGCTACCCATAGGGAGGGGgcctgcaggtcctcaccgtcagCAGATGATATCCAACCAAATAATCCTAACTTGGTGGAATAAAGCTGCTATTCAAGTCTTAGTTCTTATTATGTCCTCAAACTCCCTTGCAGGCCACCAGTTTGTTGTCTCCTAGGTGGATCCAAatgagatggggaggagggacCGGTTCCCCCTTCTGCGTTTAAAGTTGACCCCATCTTATtgtgcatattcccatccagtgCACACATGTACCCTTTTGCTTCTAATCTGAAATGCTCTTACTGTCTCTTCTCTACAGCTCACTTTTTGGCCTGAAATACAAGGAATGGCCCCAGGTTCCAGCTAACATTTGCTGACCTGCCGAGTCCTAGCCTTCTGCTCTTTGGCAGTAACCTTGCCACCACCAATTGATTGCACCAACTTGACTTATCTCTGGGAAGCAGTAGGCTGATCCCCCAATGGCCTGTGGCATTGCTAGCTCATGCTtctgtttgttcattttttttttttttgcatctaaggatcctctgcatTTATCCTATGTCTTCTTGAAGTCTGTTACCATTGTAGGctccaccagtttttccatgaaacaaaaatgtcccaagtctacccccttggagcttcatattgtgaTCCTTGTTCTAGcacttcctttctgttgaaaaaagcTCACTTCTTATGTGCCATTAATATGTTTCAGGTATTTGAATCTCCCGTCACCACTGCAGGATCTCACCCTTGATCAGCACGGGACGGCCAGGGAACTTCAGGAAATTTTCCAGggataggaaaaaaaacaaaaaaccctcagtAAATACAAATCAGAAAGAGACATCCTAACCTCAGTACCAAATCAGTTGTAAATAAGAAATAGTGGCTGGGAGCAaacattacatttacatgtaaaCTAAATGTTCTTAAATGGAATAAACACTATAATGGAAAGCTACGAACTAAAGTGGCTTAAAGCACACACTGCTATACTTATGTAAACTCTGAACTAAATCTAAATGCTCGACCACAAACCAAACCGAGCACGTTTCATTGCTATCAGGCACTGAGCTAACCCTGACGTGACCAGAATGTGATCAAACAGAATTGTCgctgtttaaaaaaattattttttattacagTAATTTTTGTACTGGATAAAGTTGTGACACACAAATTCTATTGAGTATTTTTAGAACAATCCCTTAGTTAACAGTTCATTTAAATATATATCTGTAAAGGCTGATTTTCAGCCTGGAAGAAGGCTAAAGGTAACTGGGTCCTCTGGTTAAAAGTGCGACTGAATGCCTGGCTAAATCTGACCGTATGAAATGGGTCAGATTTAGGCCTGACTATTATGTGGCTGCATTTACccagatatattaaaaaagcccaccctggacatgccccgccccctttcttACATGGCTAAATCAATGCAGGGAGAAATTTAAGGGGGAGGGGTAGAATTTTCCTGGCTAAAACCTGGTTCCAGTTAGGTAAATTgatttcattttctatttatgTGTTTGCTTTCTAACAATTTACTTAGAAAAGGTTGTCAGATTGGTATCTTGTTGTTTGTTCATCCTATCTGTTATCTTTGTTAGGTTGTGTTCCCTTTCTTCTAGTTTACCTTTTGGTATTGATGTGTATTTTTGTCTTTCACCAAGACTTTATCTGCAGTAATGAAGTTTGCTTGAATTGCTTCCCTCTGCTCTGAATGTTCTGCAGAGAGTGACAATCACAATTGTgttactgggggagggggggatattcCTTGCATGTAATAATCACCAGCTGAAACCCACAAAGCATTTGCACTGAAATGAatatccctctccctccagccCCCTCTTCCTCATCTCACTCTTCTCTCCCCTTATTTCTCTTCCCCCCATCTTCCctgtctttccccctccccagcctgacTGCACCCCACTCCCACGGCAGTGCCTCTCTTTCCCCCATCTCAGATGGCTGCCACCCGCCTGGGCCGATTCAGCCACAGCAGTGAtttgtgcaggccgctgtctctTCCTCCACCCAGCCGTGCATCTTCTTCCGATCTGCACGGCTGTGGCTCCTTCCGAACTGCGAGGTTGCGAGACCGTGCCACCTTCTGGCTGCGTGGGCCATGGTCCGCGGCTCAGCATTCCTTTCAGGTTTAGTTTTGTGTAATTATCTTCACAATGTGCGTACTTAGCAAAATAGCACACGCCAGCATAACACAAGAGcacaagaagttgccatgctggaccagacctagggtccatcaagcccagcgtcctgtttccaacagcggccaatccaggccataagaacctggcaagtacaaagagagataccaggcaggagcccAAGCATGTTATATATATGTAGATAAATAGATAATTTAGATTATCTTCCTGAGGTGGACATTTCGCCTGAACACAGCCTTGTCGGGGCTAAGTGAGTATGTGATAGCAGCAATATTTGCTCGGTTTGGTTCACTGGGTTTAGGTCTAGGGTGCTTTTATCCGCTTTGGATTGTGCCTTTGCTTAATAACATCTATTCTATTAAATAACATCTGTTTTGAATATAAGACTAATGCTTGTACTTGCTCACtaaaaggtaaatgttaaaacCCGCGAGCGGAGGTATATGGAGAAGCTCGATTTATTGAAACGTAGAGTTACGTCTTTGTTGATCTGGGAGTCATACTTACAGTCTTTATCCCCCCATGCCAGAAGTATGGTACTTAATGATTATACTGCTCCCTCTGGTACTGTGTAactgttttattaatgtttgctAGGCTCAGAGGGTTATAGGGTGGACTGCTTGGTGGGAGATTATATTATATCAAAAGATAGTGACCTGGAGAAGAAACACCCAGGCGTTACTGAAATGTATGTTATGCATTGTTCttaattcaataaaaagatttaaatataaaacCCACGAGTGGGCGTCCATGGGCGCACGGTTCCCGGCgggcacacatggatgcgccgattttatagcatCTGTGCctcgatgcgcgcatgttattaaatccgctgcccgtgtgcacatgcgtgcccgGTTTTATATCGGCAGGCGCGTAAGGGGGAGGACATTTTAACAAATGCGTGCGGCGATGCGATgagccctttccccagttccctcccagtctgttccaataaaggagcagactgggaaggaacttcctaaactccctggcttacctgcctcccttttcccttatCCACCCGACCCCTAAAACTCCACGAactacccttctttttttttgttgtattgctttcctgctctctggagcagcagtaacttgAGCGGGCTGGTTGGCTCCCAGCGtgcactgtcccggcctgcccacgccccacccccagcCCGTCCCTTTTTCCTAAACCCATTCTTCAACGCGTACCGGGAGATAAGCGCATAGCTGCGGGcatttgaaaatgcgcgcagtgcACGTGCAGCCCAGCCACCACGTATCTCCCG
This sequence is a window from Rhinatrema bivittatum chromosome 5, aRhiBiv1.1, whole genome shotgun sequence. Protein-coding genes within it:
- the GFRA2 gene encoding GDNF family receptor alpha-2; this encodes MDVGIMSKFSPREEESPIILAVINKKAEEQLQTSVHPFNLPIALRVKGRREVQVDSKLLAEPLPIFRRKLGTPVRRNVKGKAMQTENTLEDLTNVFTLLPPGIQTSVFFLHICYRARLADFHTNCQVSFLSVTSCPLDNYRACLDSYAGLIGFDMTPNYVDSSTSSIVISPWCSCKGSGNMEEECEKFVRDFTENSCLRNAIQAFGNGTDVNILPKTHQPLATVPARKEKSSVSPDDVNDSSSAYDSIITTCASVQENGPKLNKSKEQNQNLCYLETQLTTDIMHDQRSYVDEKSFSFRHCSPWLLPVIPFLTLELAL